Proteins encoded together in one Halomarina salina window:
- a CDS encoding LabA-like NYN domain-containing protein → MPPLHPDQRVAVLADARNLYHTSHSLYSRNVDYTAVLDTAVQDRRLVRAIAYVVRAHAPEEESFFDALDDIGFETRIKDLKTFSDGTKKADWDVGISLDAVTLAGKVDTVVICSGDGDFTRLCSHIRHEGTRVEVMSFGPSTAETLVEAADSFVDMSEQKEKYLL, encoded by the coding sequence ATGCCACCGCTGCATCCCGACCAGCGCGTCGCGGTGCTCGCCGACGCGCGCAACCTCTACCACACCTCTCACAGCCTCTACTCCCGGAACGTCGACTACACGGCAGTACTCGACACGGCAGTGCAGGACCGTCGCCTCGTCCGCGCCATCGCGTACGTCGTCCGCGCCCACGCCCCCGAGGAGGAGTCGTTCTTCGACGCGCTGGACGACATCGGCTTCGAGACACGCATCAAGGACCTGAAGACGTTCTCCGACGGGACGAAGAAGGCCGACTGGGACGTCGGTATCAGCCTCGACGCCGTCACGCTCGCCGGCAAGGTGGACACCGTCGTCATCTGCTCGGGTGACGGCGACTTCACCCGCCTCTGCTCGCACATCCGTCACGAGGGCACCCGCGTCGAGGTGATGAGCTTCGGCCCGTCTACCGCCGAGACGCTCGTCGAAGCCGCCGACTCGTTCGTCGACATGAGCGAACAGAAAGAGAAGTACCTGCTGTAG
- a CDS encoding PUA domain-containing protein: MDEDERARLRTVADYQFGAGAGAALFPADESLTVLRTSTGRPQQVLSHDEDRLVSYTVEGRFTLAASGGRRLFDRLGAPHVEVGDESVPFVRDGKNAFAKFVQAVDDEVRPGDEVAVTFDGTVIAVGRAELPADGMRDFQSGVAVKVREGIDA; encoded by the coding sequence ATGGACGAGGACGAACGCGCGCGTCTGCGGACCGTCGCGGACTACCAGTTCGGGGCCGGGGCGGGCGCGGCGCTGTTCCCCGCCGACGAGTCGCTGACGGTGCTCCGGACCTCCACGGGGCGACCCCAGCAGGTGCTGAGCCACGACGAGGACCGACTCGTCTCCTACACCGTCGAGGGGCGGTTCACGCTCGCCGCCAGTGGCGGTCGACGGCTGTTCGACCGGCTCGGTGCCCCGCACGTCGAGGTCGGCGACGAGTCCGTCCCGTTCGTCCGCGACGGGAAGAACGCGTTCGCGAAGTTCGTCCAGGCCGTGGACGACGAGGTTCGCCCCGGCGACGAGGTGGCGGTGACGTTCGACGGGACCGTCATCGCCGTCGGGCGGGCGGAGCTACCCGCCGACGGGATGCGCGACTTCCAGTCGGGCGTCGCGGTGAAGGTGCGAGAGGGTATCGACGCCTGA
- a CDS encoding nascent polypeptide-associated complex protein: MFGGGGGLDPRKMKQMMKQMGIEVTEIDANEIVIRTDDEELVFTDVEVQRMDAQGQATYQIVGDPESRPLGEGGDSGGDGDVDVEEEITASGGADEVDVGAGEEIPDSDVEIVAQRTGASEEQAREALEAENGDLAAAVSRLE, encoded by the coding sequence ATGTTTGGAGGAGGCGGCGGACTCGACCCGCGCAAGATGAAGCAGATGATGAAGCAGATGGGCATCGAGGTCACGGAGATCGACGCCAACGAGATCGTCATCCGGACCGACGACGAGGAACTCGTGTTCACCGACGTCGAGGTCCAGCGCATGGACGCGCAGGGCCAGGCGACCTACCAGATCGTCGGCGACCCCGAGTCCCGGCCGCTCGGCGAGGGCGGCGACAGTGGCGGTGATGGCGACGTGGACGTCGAGGAGGAGATCACGGCGAGCGGTGGCGCGGACGAGGTCGACGTCGGCGCTGGCGAGGAGATCCCCGACTCGGACGTCGAGATCGTCGCGCAGCGAACCGGCGCGAGCGAGGAGCAGGCCCGAGAAGCACTGGAAGCCGAGAACGGCGACCTGGCCGCGGCCGTCTCGCGACTGGAGTGA
- a CDS encoding methyltransferase domain-containing protein: MILLVREDREYLRERGDTLETDLGVLEIPEDATPGETLETHLGEQFEVRELRGPDLFNHLERTGAPMMPRDIGLVVGHTGIAAGDRVLDAGTGTGVLSAYLGRVGARVTTYERDPEFAEVARSNMAMAEVTDLVDVRVGDLAADLDDVVAEEDPFDVLTLDTEDAPAVAARADELLVPGGYLVAYVPFVEGTRAVVEAARESLGEVETFETIQRRMDFDDRGSRPGTAGVGHTGYLVFARA, translated from the coding sequence GTGATACTTCTCGTCCGAGAGGACCGCGAATACCTCCGCGAGCGCGGCGACACCCTCGAAACCGACCTCGGCGTGCTGGAGATTCCCGAGGACGCGACCCCCGGCGAGACCCTGGAGACGCATCTGGGCGAGCAGTTCGAGGTTCGCGAACTTCGCGGCCCCGACCTGTTCAACCACCTCGAACGTACCGGCGCGCCGATGATGCCCCGCGACATCGGTCTCGTCGTCGGGCACACCGGCATCGCCGCGGGCGACCGCGTGCTCGACGCCGGGACCGGGACGGGCGTCCTGAGCGCCTACCTCGGTCGCGTCGGCGCGCGGGTCACGACGTACGAACGCGACCCCGAGTTCGCCGAAGTGGCGCGGTCGAACATGGCGATGGCGGAGGTGACCGACCTCGTGGACGTGCGCGTCGGCGACCTCGCCGCCGACCTCGACGACGTCGTCGCCGAGGAGGACCCCTTCGACGTGCTCACGCTCGACACCGAGGACGCACCAGCGGTCGCCGCCCGCGCCGACGAACTGCTCGTTCCCGGCGGGTATCTCGTCGCGTACGTCCCGTTCGTCGAGGGGACCAGAGCGGTCGTCGAGGCGGCCCGCGAGTCGCTCGGCGAGGTCGAGACGTTCGAGACCATCCAGCGCCGGATGGACTTCGACGACCGCGGCTCCCGCCCAGGAACCGCGGGCGTCGGCCATACTGGGTATCTCGTCTTCGCCAGAGCGTAG
- a CDS encoding transcription factor S produces the protein MEFCDECGSMMKVEDGVWTCGSCGNQKARNSEKEAGMVTTQGQEDSEIIDVSEAEDNGLPTTKVKCPNCENDRAYYYMQQIRSADESETRFFICTECEHKWREDDH, from the coding sequence ATGGAATTCTGCGACGAGTGCGGCTCGATGATGAAAGTCGAAGACGGCGTCTGGACGTGCGGGAGTTGCGGCAACCAGAAGGCCCGGAACAGCGAGAAGGAGGCCGGGATGGTCACGACGCAGGGCCAGGAAGACAGCGAGATAATCGACGTCAGCGAGGCCGAGGACAACGGCCTCCCGACGACGAAGGTGAAGTGTCCGAACTGCGAGAACGACCGCGCCTACTACTACATGCAGCAGATCCGCTCGGCCGACGAGTCCGAGACGCGCTTCTTCATCTGCACCGAGTGCGAGCACAAGTGGCGCGAGGACGACCACTAA
- a CDS encoding MFS transporter codes for MVLGTDNRVLTLGIARMADALGNSFLIIVLPLYIESGQIDLDGIVGTQLFGVELTTALLVGLVLSLFGFLNSFGQPLTGRFSDRVGKRRAFVLFGLGLFGVASSLYPFVEQYELVLLIRALQGLGAAFTIPATVALVNEFAASNTERGGNFGVFNTFRLIGFGFGPIVAGIVVSSGPYATPWGGLSGFNAAFGVAVLGAIVSFALVTLLIEDPPRTESDASDDVSFRVFDRSGNLLFDPVFTLGVGTLFMATTIALFATLQQDITRELSEGSFLFSVQFAAVVIANVVFQVPIGRASDEYGRRPFIVAGFALLVPSVFLQGYVPAIATALTGGETLFGPIAMLLLRLLQGVAVALVFAPSLALAGDLAGRGRSGTTLSVLTTAFGLGVAIGPLAAGYFVRFGFAAPFTFGAAIAAVALVLVYSQVEDTITSTATGPAPHD; via the coding sequence ATGGTTCTGGGCACGGACAACCGTGTGCTGACGCTCGGTATCGCTCGCATGGCCGACGCACTCGGGAACTCCTTCCTCATCATCGTCCTCCCGCTGTACATCGAGAGCGGCCAGATCGACCTCGACGGCATCGTCGGGACGCAGTTGTTCGGCGTCGAACTCACGACGGCGCTGCTCGTCGGCCTCGTGCTGTCGCTGTTCGGCTTCCTCAACAGCTTCGGCCAACCGCTGACCGGGCGGTTCTCCGACCGCGTCGGCAAGCGCCGTGCGTTCGTCCTGTTCGGGTTGGGGCTGTTCGGCGTCGCCAGTTCGCTCTACCCGTTCGTCGAGCAGTACGAACTCGTCCTGCTCATCCGCGCGCTCCAGGGACTGGGCGCGGCGTTCACTATCCCGGCCACCGTCGCCCTCGTCAACGAGTTCGCCGCCAGCAACACCGAACGCGGCGGTAACTTCGGCGTGTTCAACACGTTCCGACTCATCGGGTTCGGGTTCGGCCCCATCGTCGCCGGTATCGTCGTCTCCTCGGGGCCGTACGCGACCCCGTGGGGCGGACTCTCCGGGTTCAACGCGGCGTTCGGCGTCGCCGTCCTCGGCGCTATCGTCAGTTTCGCCCTCGTGACGCTGCTCATCGAGGACCCGCCGCGGACCGAGAGCGACGCGAGCGACGACGTCTCGTTCCGCGTGTTCGACCGGTCGGGAAACCTGCTGTTCGACCCCGTGTTCACGCTCGGGGTCGGGACGCTGTTCATGGCGACGACCATCGCCCTGTTCGCCACGCTCCAGCAGGACATCACCCGCGAACTGAGCGAGGGGTCGTTCCTGTTCAGCGTCCAGTTCGCCGCGGTCGTCATCGCCAACGTCGTCTTCCAGGTCCCCATCGGTCGCGCGAGCGACGAGTACGGCCGGCGACCGTTCATCGTCGCCGGGTTCGCGCTGCTCGTCCCTTCGGTGTTCCTCCAGGGGTACGTCCCCGCGATAGCGACCGCGCTGACGGGCGGCGAGACGCTGTTCGGCCCGATAGCGATGCTCCTGCTCCGACTGCTCCAGGGCGTCGCCGTCGCTCTCGTGTTCGCACCGTCGCTTGCGCTGGCCGGTGACCTCGCGGGTCGCGGCCGCTCCGGGACGACGCTGTCCGTGCTGACGACGGCGTTCGGTCTCGGCGTCGCCATCGGACCGCTGGCGGCGGGCTACTTCGTCCGCTTCGGCTTCGCGGCGCCGTTCACCTTCGGCGCGGCCATCGCCGCCGTCGCCCTCGTCCTCGTCTACTCGCAGGTCGAGGACACGATCACCAGCACGGCGACGGGTCCCGCGCCCCACGACTGA
- the sppA gene encoding signal peptide peptidase SppA, which produces MAGVNSRERALGHLAVVLAGGLVGLLVGWFLFIWLPLVPTVLGVVGMLVVGYLGVRVGGNVASRAVPRYNVAEVAVEGPITRDGGSGPVPGGVRGTPADRIVDQIEAAADDDNVDALLVKLNTPGGEVVPSDDIRNAAQAFDGPTVAYTTDTCASGGYWIASGCDELWARDTSIVGSIGVIGSRVNATDLADQLGLSYERFAAGKYKDSGTALRELEPEERDYLQGIIDDYYQHFVERVAQGREMAPGDIRETEAKVFIGERAYDLGLVDSLGTRDDVLDHVESLLGEEVSAAEFEPSVSPMQRLSRGASRTAYAFGAGVASQLGTDGDDLTIRL; this is translated from the coding sequence ATGGCAGGAGTCAACAGCAGAGAACGGGCGCTCGGACACCTCGCTGTCGTGCTGGCTGGCGGTCTCGTCGGTCTGCTCGTCGGCTGGTTCCTCTTCATCTGGCTACCGCTGGTCCCGACCGTCCTCGGAGTCGTGGGCATGCTCGTCGTCGGCTATCTCGGCGTGCGCGTCGGTGGGAACGTCGCCTCGCGGGCGGTGCCGCGGTACAACGTCGCCGAGGTGGCCGTGGAGGGACCTATCACCCGCGACGGCGGCTCCGGGCCGGTTCCGGGCGGCGTCCGCGGCACGCCCGCCGACCGAATCGTCGACCAGATAGAGGCCGCGGCGGACGACGACAACGTCGACGCGCTGCTCGTGAAGCTGAACACCCCCGGCGGCGAGGTGGTTCCCAGCGACGACATCCGCAACGCGGCGCAGGCGTTCGACGGGCCGACGGTCGCCTACACCACGGACACCTGCGCCAGCGGGGGCTACTGGATAGCGAGCGGCTGTGACGAACTCTGGGCGCGCGACACCAGCATCGTCGGCTCCATCGGCGTCATCGGCTCGCGCGTCAACGCGACTGACCTCGCCGACCAACTGGGCCTCTCCTACGAACGGTTCGCCGCCGGGAAGTACAAGGACAGCGGGACGGCGCTCCGGGAACTCGAACCCGAGGAGCGCGACTACCTCCAGGGCATCATCGACGACTACTACCAGCACTTCGTCGAGCGGGTCGCGCAGGGTCGGGAGATGGCACCCGGCGACATCCGCGAGACGGAGGCGAAGGTGTTCATCGGCGAGCGAGCGTACGACCTCGGCCTCGTGGACTCGCTCGGGACGCGCGACGACGTGCTCGACCACGTCGAGTCGCTGCTCGGAGAGGAGGTGAGCGCCGCCGAGTTCGAACCCTCCGTCTCACCGATGCAACGCCTGTCGCGCGGTGCGAGCAGGACCGCCTACGCGTTCGGAGCGGGCGTCGCCAGCCAGCTTGGGACCGATGGCGACGACCTGACGATTCGACTGTAG
- a CDS encoding DUF373 family protein: protein MTTLVLCLDRDGRIAGDRDPPLVGDEQVSALVTGVGIRDPEDARVNSLLEALRVARDLRSEGDEAVVAVVSSASDSVDGDRTIARQVEELVATHRPDAAVIVVDSAEDEQIVPIVESRVRVDAVDRVVVRQARDIESTYYLLKQFLGDEELRAAVLVPLGVALVAFPVLLAVADSIAVALSVVAGVIGTFFLYKGLGVDDLLTSLPRAASDAFYSGQVSFVTYVVAAGLALVGAFVGGLAATEMDQGVLLAGMRFCYESVPWLALAALAAATGRLLDEVLREDRVPNAVMNLPFGIVAIGLVVRGFTAYFLENAEVVGPLVVPASQFGAFAVERVQFTPESRLVVFVVAGVVVSLVGVVVSSFMNGPSVDEVETRQ from the coding sequence GTGACCACGCTGGTGCTGTGTCTCGACCGGGACGGCCGCATCGCGGGCGACCGCGACCCGCCGCTCGTCGGCGACGAGCAGGTCTCCGCGCTCGTCACCGGCGTCGGCATCCGGGACCCGGAGGACGCTCGGGTCAACAGTCTCCTCGAAGCACTCCGCGTCGCCCGCGACCTGCGGAGCGAGGGCGACGAGGCAGTCGTCGCCGTCGTCTCCAGCGCCAGCGACAGCGTGGACGGGGACCGGACCATCGCCCGGCAGGTCGAGGAACTGGTCGCCACGCACCGTCCGGACGCCGCCGTCATCGTCGTCGACAGCGCCGAGGACGAGCAGATCGTCCCCATCGTCGAGAGCCGCGTCCGCGTCGACGCCGTCGACCGGGTCGTCGTCCGACAGGCCCGCGACATCGAGTCGACCTACTACCTGCTCAAGCAGTTCCTCGGCGACGAGGAGTTGCGCGCCGCGGTGCTGGTACCGCTCGGCGTCGCGCTCGTCGCCTTCCCCGTCCTCCTCGCAGTCGCCGACAGCATCGCCGTCGCGCTCTCCGTCGTCGCGGGCGTCATCGGGACGTTCTTCCTCTACAAGGGCCTCGGCGTCGACGACCTGCTGACGAGCCTCCCGCGGGCCGCCAGCGACGCGTTCTACTCCGGGCAGGTGTCGTTCGTCACCTACGTCGTCGCGGCCGGACTGGCGCTCGTCGGCGCGTTCGTCGGCGGCCTCGCAGCCACGGAGATGGACCAGGGCGTCCTGCTCGCGGGGATGCGCTTCTGTTACGAGAGCGTCCCGTGGCTGGCGCTGGCCGCCCTCGCGGCCGCCACCGGTCGACTGCTCGACGAGGTGCTCCGCGAGGACCGGGTACCCAACGCCGTGATGAACCTCCCGTTCGGCATCGTCGCCATCGGGTTAGTCGTCCGCGGGTTCACGGCGTACTTCCTGGAGAACGCCGAGGTCGTCGGCCCACTCGTGGTCCCGGCCAGCCAGTTCGGCGCGTTCGCGGTCGAGCGCGTCCAGTTCACGCCGGAGTCCCGCCTCGTCGTGTTCGTCGTCGCCGGCGTCGTCGTCAGCCTCGTCGGCGTCGTCGTCTCCTCGTTCATGAACGGGCCGTCCGTAGACGAGGTGGAGACGCGGCAGTGA
- a CDS encoding diphthine--ammonia ligase, whose protein sequence is MHPWVSLFSGGKDSSWALYRALEADYPVERLVTVHPQGDSYMYHTPATDLAALAAESVGIELLNVHPEDFGADDVSDSGAQGDAELEPLERALESLAEEWGGIGGVTAGAVESDYQTSRIEGMCERLGADLFAPLWQEDPHELADAMLDAGFEIRIVQVAAHGLDESWLGRTLDREAMADLTALNDQYGVHVLGEGGEFETLVVDGPHMDRRIELEYETVWEGTRGYLRIEDAWLDE, encoded by the coding sequence ATGCATCCCTGGGTCAGCCTCTTCTCGGGCGGGAAGGACTCCTCCTGGGCGCTCTACCGCGCGCTGGAGGCGGACTACCCCGTCGAACGCCTCGTCACCGTCCACCCGCAAGGCGATTCGTACATGTACCACACCCCGGCGACGGACCTCGCCGCCCTCGCCGCCGAGTCCGTCGGTATCGAACTGCTCAACGTCCACCCCGAAGACTTCGGGGCCGACGACGTCTCCGACTCCGGCGCGCAGGGGGACGCCGAACTCGAACCGCTCGAACGCGCCCTCGAATCGCTCGCCGAGGAGTGGGGCGGCATCGGCGGCGTCACCGCGGGCGCCGTCGAGAGCGACTACCAGACCTCCCGCATCGAGGGGATGTGTGAACGCCTCGGCGCGGACCTGTTCGCCCCGCTCTGGCAGGAGGACCCCCACGAACTCGCCGACGCGATGCTCGACGCGGGGTTCGAGATTCGCATCGTCCAGGTCGCGGCCCACGGACTCGACGAGTCGTGGCTCGGTCGAACCCTCGACCGCGAGGCGATGGCGGACCTGACGGCGCTCAACGACCAGTACGGCGTCCACGTCCTCGGCGAGGGTGGCGAGTTCGAGACGCTGGTGGTGGACGGGCCGCACATGGACCGCCGCATCGAACTGGAGTACGAGACGGTCTGGGAGGGGACGCGAGGCTACCTCCGCATCGAGGACGCGTGGCTCGACGAGTGA
- a CDS encoding S8 family peptidase — translation MSNSEWSRREVLEVLGTGAVAVGVGAVVLDQMDRYIVGARDRDAAVAAASISDTREERIDLTEHTSLTLVVGAYSQAGRQSLRSRNDVAFVQPDRSLSYVSTPASEREATNAADAADAADVTNLSDAADGQTLPWGIDRVDADVAHEQGATGAGVDVGIVDGGIDASHPDLAGNLADPDADGNHRAWVDCQGEDCDYPWSDDGDHGTHVAGTVAAGEGDDGVVGVAPEATLHALKVCSGGGGCRTSDIADAIRHAADEGWDVVNLSLGSSAESPALQAAGQYAREAGVVLVAAAGNAGRPDSVGYPAAYEEFIAVSATDIDDGVAAFSSTGPEVDVAAPGKDVCSAVRDGHGVFDGTSMASPHVTGAVAQLVADGYGPDEARERLLDTAEDIGKAGDEQGAGLLDVAAALEYDSDDDGTGDGTSCPA, via the coding sequence ATGTCGAATTCGGAGTGGTCCCGCCGGGAGGTGCTGGAGGTCCTCGGAACGGGTGCGGTCGCGGTCGGCGTCGGGGCCGTCGTCCTCGACCAAATGGACCGGTACATCGTCGGGGCGCGGGACCGCGACGCCGCCGTCGCCGCGGCGTCCATCTCCGACACTCGCGAGGAGCGCATCGACCTCACCGAACACACGTCGCTGACGCTCGTCGTCGGTGCGTACTCGCAGGCGGGCAGGCAGTCGCTGCGCTCGCGGAACGACGTCGCCTTCGTCCAGCCCGACCGGTCGCTGTCGTACGTCTCGACGCCCGCCAGCGAGCGCGAGGCGACGAACGCGGCCGATGCGGCGGACGCGGCCGACGTGACGAACCTGAGCGACGCTGCCGACGGGCAGACGCTCCCCTGGGGTATCGACCGGGTCGACGCCGACGTGGCCCACGAGCAGGGTGCGACGGGGGCGGGCGTCGACGTGGGCATCGTCGACGGCGGTATCGACGCGAGCCACCCCGACCTGGCGGGGAACCTCGCCGACCCGGACGCCGACGGCAACCACAGAGCCTGGGTGGACTGTCAGGGCGAGGACTGCGACTACCCGTGGTCCGACGACGGCGACCACGGGACGCACGTCGCGGGGACCGTCGCGGCCGGGGAGGGCGACGACGGGGTGGTCGGCGTCGCCCCCGAGGCGACGCTGCACGCGCTGAAGGTGTGTAGCGGCGGCGGTGGCTGTCGCACCTCGGACATCGCCGACGCCATCCGCCACGCCGCCGACGAGGGGTGGGACGTGGTGAACCTCAGTCTCGGGTCGTCAGCCGAGTCACCGGCGCTGCAGGCCGCCGGACAGTACGCCCGCGAGGCGGGCGTCGTGCTGGTCGCCGCCGCAGGGAACGCGGGCCGACCCGACTCGGTCGGCTACCCGGCGGCCTACGAGGAGTTCATCGCCGTCTCGGCGACCGACATCGACGACGGCGTCGCCGCGTTCTCCTCGACCGGTCCCGAGGTGGACGTCGCGGCTCCCGGGAAGGACGTCTGTTCTGCGGTCAGGGACGGCCACGGCGTCTTCGACGGCACGTCGATGGCGTCACCGCACGTCACCGGTGCCGTCGCACAGCTCGTCGCCGACGGCTACGGCCCCGACGAGGCCCGCGAGCGACTGCTCGACACGGCCGAGGACATCGGGAAGGCGGGCGACGAGCAGGGAGCGGGCCTGCTCGACGTCGCGGCCGCGCTGGAGTACGACTCCGACGACGACGGCACGGGCGACGGGACCAGTTGTCCGGCCTGA
- a CDS encoding sugar phosphate nucleotidyltransferase, producing MHAVVLAGGYATRLWPITRHRPKMLLPVGDSTVIDRLLSDFETDDRIDTVYLSTNERFAPAFEEHIADKNYEKAELSIEDTSAETEKFGVVGALAQLVEREEVDDDLLVVAGDNLIGFEMGTFLDFYEEQDAPTIAAYDVGSREKAKSYGLVALDGDRVVDFQEKPEDPKSTLVSICCYAFPQESVRFSEYLSGDNNPDEPGWYIEWLQANDSVYAYSFEEPWFDIGTPDAYREAVAWALDGENRIADDAVVENCDLGDNVHVMPGAELTDVSLTDSIVFPEATIEDSDIVDSIVDEHAEVHGKDLTHSLVGSYSRLC from the coding sequence ATGCACGCGGTCGTTCTCGCGGGTGGGTACGCCACCCGTCTCTGGCCTATCACGCGCCACCGCCCCAAGATGCTCCTCCCCGTCGGCGACTCGACGGTCATCGACAGACTCCTCTCCGACTTCGAGACCGACGACCGGATCGACACGGTCTACCTCTCGACGAACGAGCGGTTCGCGCCCGCCTTCGAAGAGCACATCGCCGACAAGAACTACGAGAAGGCGGAACTCTCTATCGAGGACACCAGCGCCGAGACCGAGAAGTTCGGCGTCGTCGGCGCGCTCGCCCAGCTCGTCGAGCGCGAGGAGGTCGACGACGACCTGCTCGTCGTCGCCGGTGACAACCTCATCGGCTTCGAGATGGGCACCTTCCTCGACTTCTACGAGGAGCAGGACGCGCCGACAATCGCGGCCTACGACGTCGGCTCCCGCGAGAAGGCGAAGTCCTACGGGCTGGTCGCGCTCGACGGCGACCGCGTCGTCGACTTCCAGGAGAAACCCGAGGACCCCAAGAGCACGCTCGTCTCCATCTGCTGCTACGCGTTCCCCCAGGAGTCGGTGCGGTTCTCGGAGTACCTCTCGGGGGACAACAACCCCGACGAACCGGGCTGGTACATCGAGTGGCTCCAGGCCAACGACTCCGTGTACGCCTACTCGTTCGAGGAGCCGTGGTTCGACATCGGCACGCCCGACGCCTACCGCGAGGCCGTCGCGTGGGCGCTCGACGGCGAGAACCGCATCGCCGACGACGCCGTCGTCGAGAACTGCGACCTGGGGGACAACGTCCACGTCATGCCGGGCGCGGAACTGACGGACGTCTCGCTCACCGACAGCATCGTCTTCCCCGAGGCGACCATCGAGGACAGCGACATCGTCGACTCCATCGTCGACGAACACGCCGAGGTCCACGGCAAGGACCTCACCCACTCGCTGGTCGGGTCGTACTCGCGGCTCTGCTAG
- a CDS encoding transcriptional regulator — MRAEEETTRQRIADRLRDDPAPAGALAREFGVRTATVFSHVEHISKSLDPSDEQLLAAPPECRDCGFTDFDDLINRPSRCPECKSESVDEPVFTIE; from the coding sequence ATGCGCGCCGAGGAGGAGACGACGCGCCAGCGTATCGCCGACCGCCTCCGCGACGACCCCGCGCCCGCCGGTGCCCTCGCCCGCGAGTTCGGCGTCCGGACGGCGACGGTGTTCTCGCACGTCGAACACATCTCGAAGTCACTCGACCCGAGCGACGAGCAACTGCTGGCCGCGCCGCCGGAGTGTCGGGACTGCGGGTTCACCGACTTCGACGACCTGATCAACCGCCCCTCTCGCTGCCCGGAGTGCAAGAGCGAGAGCGTCGACGAACCGGTGTTCACCATCGAGTAG
- a CDS encoding SOUL family heme-binding protein, whose product MGRKTGLAVAATLGLLTAWVGWGAYTKRSTERVPFTTVRTVDGVEIREYPALVVVETTAASEPEAFDRLARYLSGANESRTDVSMTAPVRSYAEGRGATGAVTSAATATAATGARRATAPIRLHGMSVATTSPVRSATVGDRVTMGFYLPDSYTGASAPRPTNSQVALRAQPPRRLAVRPFSWWATDDRTRGEERALLSTLAEHDLTPASDPVVFQYDPPLTPPFLRENEVAVELPTTG is encoded by the coding sequence ATGGGTCGGAAGACCGGACTGGCAGTGGCCGCTACGCTCGGCCTCCTGACCGCCTGGGTCGGGTGGGGTGCGTACACGAAGCGCTCGACCGAGCGGGTGCCGTTCACGACGGTCCGGACGGTCGACGGCGTCGAGATACGTGAGTACCCCGCCCTCGTCGTGGTCGAGACGACCGCAGCGTCCGAACCCGAGGCGTTCGACCGACTGGCCCGCTACCTCTCCGGCGCCAACGAGTCCCGGACGGACGTGTCGATGACCGCGCCCGTCCGGTCGTACGCCGAGGGACGTGGCGCGACCGGCGCTGTGACGAGCGCAGCGACAGCGACGGCCGCGACCGGTGCGAGGCGAGCGACCGCACCGATTCGCCTCCACGGGATGTCCGTGGCGACCACGTCCCCGGTCCGGTCGGCGACCGTCGGCGACCGGGTGACGATGGGGTTCTACCTCCCTGACTCCTACACCGGTGCCTCCGCCCCTCGGCCGACGAACTCTCAGGTCGCGCTCCGGGCGCAACCGCCGCGACGCCTCGCCGTCCGCCCGTTCTCGTGGTGGGCGACCGACGACCGAACGCGGGGCGAGGAGCGTGCGCTGCTGTCGACGCTCGCCGAACACGACCTCACCCCGGCGAGCGACCCGGTGGTGTTCCAGTACGACCCGCCGCTGACGCCGCCGTTTCTCCGGGAGAACGAAGTGGCCGTCGAACTCCCGACGACCGGGTGA
- a CDS encoding Rieske (2Fe-2S) protein, producing the protein MDEDRRIAAVSEVPTDGTLLFTIRDGFDREEAFLVRLGGESEASDAVHAWKNYCQHWTDVRLDKGSGAAVRDGEVLCQRHAATFEKGSGQCTHGPCEGAYLDAIDVTVEDGAVYLGEDGYEFDGLGPSGDHDLSTGSRIDF; encoded by the coding sequence ATGGACGAGGACCGACGCATCGCCGCCGTCTCCGAGGTTCCCACCGACGGCACGCTGCTGTTCACCATCCGCGACGGCTTCGACCGCGAGGAGGCCTTCCTCGTACGACTCGGCGGCGAGTCCGAGGCGAGCGACGCGGTCCACGCGTGGAAGAACTACTGCCAGCACTGGACCGACGTGCGCCTCGACAAGGGGTCGGGCGCGGCCGTCCGCGACGGCGAGGTGCTCTGTCAGCGCCACGCCGCGACGTTCGAGAAGGGGAGCGGGCAGTGCACGCACGGCCCCTGTGAGGGCGCGTACCTCGACGCAATCGACGTGACGGTCGAGGACGGCGCGGTGTACCTCGGCGAGGACGGCTACGAGTTCGACGGCCTCGGCCCCTCGGGCGACCACGACCTCTCGACCGGGAGCCGAATCGACTTCTGA